One stretch of Acholeplasma laidlawii PG-8A DNA includes these proteins:
- a CDS encoding ABC transporter ATP-binding protein, whose product MLFIFRKMGKYKGQVIYSLIVKALAAGADLLLPFILAYMIDELLFEVTTSDYWLLIFTGIGMLLIALLGWFFNISANRSAEKVSSLTVRDVRNELFYKTEKLSASQVDEISTSSLISRLTSDTYNIFQMVGSLQRLGIRAPMLLIGGIIMSAFMDPLLTLVMIAMLPLISIVVWQYSKKGQPLYKDIQVQMDEIIRVLRENITGVRVVRALSMTDYEQQRFKNENKKAVDKELIATITMNKISPIISVVMNVGLVIVLIFGAYRVADGATKVGQILALITYFTIILNSMASLTRIFIRMSKAAASAERIVEVLNMETQMVDGNLPLVMNDEVHLEFDHVDFSYQGKESHLEDITFKISKGQTLGIIGATGSGKTTIINLIMRFYDPQKGVIKVFGEDIKNINRDELRRHVGLVLQNDSVFSDTIHENIAFSRPGVDANQVKMAKEIAQADFIDDIPETYNYEIAQRGTNISGGQRQRLLIARAVASNPKLLILDDASSALDYRTDKNLRFAITTHLKDTTKIIVAQRVSSIKDADLILIIDNGRIAAQGTHEELLKTNEIYQLLVKHQLGEGLV is encoded by the coding sequence ATGTTATTTATATTTAGAAAAATGGGCAAATATAAGGGTCAAGTGATTTATTCACTTATTGTTAAGGCACTCGCTGCCGGAGCAGACTTATTATTGCCTTTTATATTAGCTTATATGATTGATGAACTTTTATTTGAAGTGACTACATCAGATTATTGGTTACTTATATTTACCGGTATTGGTATGTTATTAATTGCACTATTAGGTTGGTTTTTTAATATATCAGCCAATAGATCTGCAGAAAAAGTATCTAGCTTAACAGTTAGAGATGTTAGAAATGAGCTCTTTTATAAAACTGAAAAGTTAAGTGCTTCTCAAGTGGATGAAATATCAACATCATCACTTATTTCAAGACTTACATCAGATACCTATAATATTTTCCAAATGGTAGGTTCCTTACAACGATTAGGTATACGTGCACCAATGTTATTAATTGGTGGGATTATCATGTCTGCGTTTATGGATCCACTCCTAACTTTAGTAATGATTGCGATGTTACCACTTATTTCTATTGTAGTATGGCAATACTCTAAAAAAGGTCAACCACTTTATAAAGATATTCAAGTTCAAATGGATGAGATTATTAGAGTCTTAAGAGAAAATATTACAGGGGTACGTGTAGTGCGTGCACTATCTATGACAGATTATGAGCAACAACGTTTTAAGAATGAGAACAAAAAAGCAGTAGATAAAGAACTCATTGCTACAATTACTATGAACAAGATTAGCCCTATTATTAGTGTCGTAATGAATGTTGGATTGGTCATTGTCCTCATCTTTGGTGCATATAGAGTTGCTGATGGTGCTACAAAGGTAGGTCAAATCTTAGCGTTAATTACTTACTTTACAATCATATTAAACTCAATGGCATCTTTAACACGTATATTTATTAGAATGTCAAAAGCTGCTGCATCAGCTGAGCGTATTGTAGAAGTTCTAAATATGGAAACTCAGATGGTTGATGGTAATTTGCCGCTAGTAATGAATGATGAAGTCCATTTAGAATTTGATCATGTAGATTTTTCATACCAAGGTAAAGAATCACACCTAGAAGATATTACATTTAAAATTTCAAAGGGACAAACATTAGGTATCATTGGAGCTACAGGTAGTGGTAAAACTACAATTATTAACTTGATTATGCGCTTTTATGATCCTCAAAAAGGTGTGATTAAAGTATTTGGAGAAGACATTAAAAATATCAACCGTGATGAATTACGTAGACATGTTGGTTTGGTGTTACAAAATGACTCAGTCTTTTCGGATACGATTCACGAAAATATCGCATTTTCTAGACCAGGAGTTGATGCAAATCAAGTAAAGATGGCAAAAGAAATTGCTCAAGCAGACTTTATTGATGATATACCAGAAACTTATAACTATGAAATTGCTCAACGTGGTACCAATATTTCAGGTGGACAACGTCAAAGACTATTAATTGCCAGAGCTGTTGCCAGCAATCCTAAACTCTTAATTTTAGATGATGCTTCATCTGCTCTGGATTATAGAACAGATAAAAACTTAAGATTTGCTATTACAACACATCTTAAAGATACAACTAAAATTATTGTTGCTCAACGTGTATCTTCTATCAAAGATGCAGATTTAATACTTATTATTGATAATGGTAGAATAGCTGCTCAAGGTACACACGAAGAACTATTAAAAACAAATGAGATTTATCAATTGCTTGTAAAACATCAATTAGGGGAGGGGTTAGTATGA